One segment of Plasmodium vivax chromosome 14, whole genome shotgun sequence DNA contains the following:
- a CDS encoding hypothetical protein (encoded by transcript PVX_121895A), translated as MGGGSSGVNNWWASYENGPRNMNDPRNGNPNFNNMQSTQGRIDLKKDLIDYAKKNSAFVMPTVFVALYLLHKAEVQNLLMIFSIIFVMFYTNRLNSS; from the coding sequence ATGGGAGGAGGATCAAGTGGTGTCAATAATTGGTGGGCATCGTATGAAAACGGACCGAGAAACATGAATGATCCAAGAAACGGAAAtccaaattttaataatatgcaAAGTACTCAAGGACGAATtgatttgaaaaaagatTTAATTGATTACGCAAAGAAAAATTCTGCATTTGTTATGCCAACCGTATTCGTTGCACTGTACCTTTTACACAAAGCAGAAGTACAAAATTTGTTGATGATATTTAGTATCATATTTGTAATGTTTTATACGAATCGTCTCAATAGCTCCTAA